The Larimichthys crocea isolate SSNF chromosome II, L_crocea_2.0, whole genome shotgun sequence genome segment GGGTCAAAAGGAAGCTGAGGGGCCGCGTTATAAACGCTTGAAAGAAAAGATCTGGAACAAGTTCTCAAAAATGCAGTGAACTAATGACACGGTTTGGTTTCATCATACACAATTCACAAGAAAtcttgaaaaaaagaagcaatttatttttctttttaacaatattcaaatgtttttcagacaaaacaaacagtcaagATAGTGCATCTGCCCagataaacatgaaaatgatgaaaatcagTGCTTTTATTCAGTGTCATACCAGTAAACCCATTTTGTTTCACCAAACAACGACTCTTCATGCTactctatttgttttttttggtagcTAATGTTTCCTCAAATGACACAGTCATGTTTGGAAAAGGTTTCACAACAGTTACAatgatttattataattttatttccCAAAACAAAGGTCTAAACGCTGTTTCAACACATTTACTCGAGGAGTGAAATTCTGTGGGAGCAATTAggaacttatttatttattatttgtttcctAAAAGTAGTTAAATTTAGTAATAATGGAAATACCCACAAAGTGTCAAGTTTTAATTGATTGTTTGCTATAACACGCTAGGCTATAGCTTAGCGACTGTAACTAGGTTATTTAGCTCAACTATAGCTTAGCAGACTAGCTAGGCCATAGCTTAGCAACTGTAACTAGTTTAGCTAGCTAAGCTATAGCTTAGCAAAGTAGCTCAACTACAGCTTAGCAAACTAGCTAGGCTATAGCTTAGCAACTGTAACTAGGTTATTTAGCTCAACTATAGCTTAGCAAACTAGCTCAACTATAGCTTAACAAACTAGCTAAGATATAGCTTAGCAACTGTAACTAGTTTAGCTAGCTAAGCTACAGCTTAGCAAACTAGCTCAACTACAGCTTAGCAAACTAGCTAGGCTATAGCTTAGCAACTGTAACTAGGTTATTTAGCTCAACTATAGCTTAGCAAACTAACTCAACTATAGCTTAACAAACTAGCTAAGATATAGCTTAGCAAACTAGCTAGGCTATAGCTTAGCAACTCTAACTAGTTTAGCTAGCTAAGCTACAGCTTAGCAAACTAGCTCAACTATAGCTTAGCAAACTAGCTAGGCTATAGCTTAGCAACTGTAACTAGGTTATTTAGCTCAACTATAGCTTAGCAAACTAGCTCAATTATAGCTTAGCAAACTAGCTAGGCTATAGCATAGCAACTGTATGCTTGTGTAAAGTTTTAATTGGTTGTTTGCTAAACCATGAGCAGGTGTGTTAGGTAGCTAGGCTATAGCTATAGCTAACATAACTAGTAAGCTATAGCTTAACAAGGTAGCTAGATTGTGGCTTAGTAACCATAACTACGTTCACTAGCTAAGCTATAGCTTAGCAAGCTACAAAAGGCTATATCTTAGCTAACATTCAGTTTTTTGCTGGTATTTTTGTAGCTTTAggctcatttttgtttttgcattagcgttatatgcatgtgtgttgctTTCAGGTGCTTATTCAAGACCCTTTTTTACAGCCACTGTTATCACTGTAAACTgcttatgttgtgtgtttgagaaagGAAAACAAGCTAATTAAAGAATACGGCTACCACAAGTTGcttaaacatctttaaaaaaaaaagaaactacaaaGGACACAACCTCAGTCAAGTAGCAACAGCCATGTTAACAAAATACAACATTCACTCATTTGTATGCTTGTCTTTTGACCTTTTGGCATTTTCAATGCGGTAAACTTAACAATGTCGATAAATAAAGCTttgatggaaaaagaaaatctgtaaaaaccCGTCTGGAAAATACACCTCAGTTAAATTCCAGGAAGCTCCACACCCTGAGCTGCACCCACTTTCTCCACATCTCTAAACACAAATCAATTAGCACTCATAGCCCCAGCATGTGTGAGAGTGAAACGTCCGTCTATTTTCCACATCTTAGATAACAATCGAGTGCCTGCATCCTGCACCTCCACGCTGACCCTGATGCTCGGTGTTTGTCCTTTTGTGTTGCCGTCCTCTCCAGTGTCACTTATGTTGTCGCACCGCCGTGCAGAAACGCTCCACGTCTCAGTTTACCAGAGATTTTTATCTTAAACCAGCATTaaccagcattttttttccaacctaTGTGCACATTTTCAGTGTGTCAATAGCAAGCGTCTCTCCTTTTATCCTTGCttaacagtgacatttaaatttagacttATCGTCTAAGCTTTACATTCCTCATCTCACGTTGAATTAACTTTGAACATTACAATGGGATTAGTCATTGTTCACCACCTACATTTCTGGATGTGCAGCTTAAGGTCCAGAACATCCTGTATGTACAATAATACAACCTGGAATGCATTGAGACAATTACAGATGGGTGAGGTACACACAAAAGCTTCATGGCCTAAGTAAGCACAGTgattgaaaatatgtttttaagaGTACATTTGCATGGAGTGGAACATCAAATATGttcaaaatagattttatttttccagcgAGATAAAAAGAGACGAGGGGAGGCCTCCTTTTCAAACCCTCACTGCGTTTCTCGGGTCCCACAGGAAAAGCTCCAGATTAAATCACTTCCTCTTACATTGTGATACCACAGTGGTTAGACCAGGcagtctgcgtgtgtgtgtctgtctatgttcAGTGCATAAAAAGGAATAATCTGACATTTTAGGgcttctctgctttctttccgagagttagatgagactTGTTTATGAGTCCGGAGGTgataaaaaaagtgattaaaacaacaacattttgtggCAACCCATGCATCCAGTTTCTTCGTTTATCTGGGCAGGTTATTGCTCTCCAGACATCTCTCTACCCAGCAACgaattccagctcctcctgggggatcccaaggCGTTTCCAGGCTATATGGGCTTTATAGTTCCTCCAGTGAGTGTTGGGTCTACCCCCAAAGGAAGGCACCCAAGTATCCTAATCAGATTCTCAAACCACCTCAAcacaaaggagcagcagctctactccaagctcctctaaggctgagcccagccaTCAggcggaggaagctcattttggctGCTTGTAACCACGAtttcattcttttggtcacgACCCAAAGTTCATGACCACATTTGAGGGTTGGAAAATGGACTTAGAGCTTTGCTGTccggctcagctccctctgaaccacaacagtCCGGTACAGGACTGCAGAcaagtgttgtagtcaagaccacctaaagcgagaccgagtcaagaccaagactttgagggtcAATATAGCCTACTCAGGTAGATAACATGTAGCTAAAATTCAGCAAATCTCTTTAGATGAGGCCTTCCTGCCTGTTTTGACACCGTTTTGCAGATGACCTCTTtgtggtcttgaaataaaatacaataaagacGATTGCGAGAGAcagagaccttcaaaaagtggttATGAGACCAGTCTTGGGTTTATTTTGAGTACTACAACACCGCGCAAGTATCTCAATATTTGAGCTCCTttgcttggggcagcaacttgGTCCCTACCTGGAGGGAGCACTTCTATTTAACACCAAAGAGATGTAGAGAAACATGTGCAGATCATCTCATCCAACTCTcgtcaagaaaacaaaagcgtaactcccaaaatgtcaaactattcctttacgATGGTGTCACGAGAGGCTGACGTTCTCATACTCGCCGTGGTCCGAGTCCTCCAGTTCAATACCCGGCACCAGGCTGTAGTATTCAGTCGACTGGGTCATGTAAGCCTTCTCCCTGTCAGCTGAGTCCTTCATCACTTCTGTCACACTCACCGTGTCCAGCTCTGCCTTGCTGGCCCCATCGGGCTCCTGGGAGCCCTGCCTCCCCTCCGTGGAGCTGGAACAACGTGAGGAGACTCTAGGAAGAGACTCCACTGAGCCCAGCTTAATCTCCACCTCTTCATAGATGTCCCTGGTGCTGCCAAGGAGGGTGGATGCTGGGCGAAGCAGCAGCTGGTTCTTCAGGATCCCCTCGTTGATGCAGTGTCCAGTTTTGTTCTGCTCAGTGGTCGCTTGTTGCTGCTTCTTGCGATGCTTCTGGCCATTGGAGCTGGAGCTAGAAgatctcttcttctttgaggTGCTTATAGGtacttccttcttcttcctcttcctcccacagcACCAACAGAGCACCAGGGCGGAGAGGATGAGCAGAGGCAGCACAATGAAGAGGGCGGTGAGGCCGGCCGGGCGGCACACATCGCTAAGCCTCACAGAGAACACAGTCATGCCGGCGAGGTGCCTCGGAGTAACACAGGTCAAGTTCCCAACCAGATCCTCGAGCTTGGTGGTCCTGTTCAGCTTCCTGCCTTCCTCTACGCCTTTTAGTAACAAACAGGAGCAGTCCCACGGGTTCCCGTCCAGATCCAGCTTTTGCAAGCTCGGCTTCTGGAGTATAGAGCCTGGCAAGAAGCGTAGCTTGTTTCCCTGCAGATACAACCTTTGGAGGTTGTTTGAGTCCTCAAGAAAACCTTCAGGAAGCTTCTGAATCAGGTTCCCACTCAGATCCACCTCCGTCAGCCTGGACTGGCCTGCCAGAAACTCCCTGGGCAACGCCGTTAGTCTGTTATGACTTAAGTAAACCTTCTGCAGCATAGAGGCCTCTTTGCTGCTCATATTAATAGAACTGATATTACAGGAAGACAGATCCAGAGTCTGTATGTTCGTCTCATTGGTAAACACAGACCAGTGCACGTGACTAAAATCAGAGCCGGAGTAGTTCAAGCAGCAGACGTCTGCAGGAACCTCAAAGGGAGGCTGGGACAAAATGGTGGCTGCTGGACAAAGACATCCACCCACGAGCCCCGTATTCAGCAGTAGCATGAAAATCAGCAGCTGGCAAACCATGTCTGAAACAGAAAGtacagtgaaacacagaaacatgacttCATCACGACATACTGCTTCATGAGGCAGCCCTACCTGCCTCctggtgtctctctctgtctcagtacTGGAGGACTTTATGTAGGCTCACACAGATGTAAATGGGGCTTCTAAACCTAGCAACTTCTCCGAGGACTCCTGGTTGCTGTGAGGATTGTGGGAGTTGGCATGGTGACACCAGTCACTAGGGATCAGGAGTCCAGTGTTTGGCTGTTGGAGAGGAAACAGATGCTACTATGACTTATACGTGAAGGCTGGGCCGTTAATTGGCAGATGGGAGTTAGACAAACATTACCTGAAGGTAAAGATGGTTAGTAAAACATGTTGtctttaaacacaacaaagccGCCCGTGTCTTGACATCATATTGCTCCAAACGTATCTCAGACattacttttattgttttatcgCTCCGTATAGCACTTTGAACGGCTCCAGTGTGTGATTCAGCTCTAATAAACTGATCTGTCGGTGGACGGATAAGAAAATACTCAacaaaatagagagagagaatttttttattgttcagcaactgtgaaaactgtaaaatacaaaacaaagcaacTATACAATGAAGTTTAAAggcaacattttaaacaaaacagacttgtaattcctcaaatgtccacttgaggctggtttccataagtccccatgttcaaatgtccaacttcacagcagaaataaacatgtttacagcctggtacaactgtgctgagggtaaatttatatacaactcacctgttcagattatattaaggcttaaagttgtgtgtaattaagagcgtggatgctttgattgacaggtaggtgctgttacagatggcttgtttgagcacacaggTGACCCAgctcaggtccaccgatgatccacgaCTTTGCCGATCCACGCCtttagctgggaggtggaaaAAGCAACACACATCCGACATGGCGCTGatgtcactcatgctctgtccattctttatactgtcattggtttgaAATCTGAGGGTTCATGTAGCCACAATATTAAAGCCTtttaaccactgacagtataaagaagagacagcgtatgtgtgacgACACCCACAGGTTTACACAGAGCTGCAAAGGTTGCCActtgcttttaatgtttgagTCAAATTTTGACTAAAAATGCCAACTGAtaacttttaacatttcattttacatacatagaCGGATGCATGGACCTAGAAAGAACATTACGTGACTTCCCTTTACTTTTAATGCTCCAGATTTAGCCACAGAGCTAATTTTCATTTGTGAAATTACAAGGaccaaacatgcaaaaaacacacaaaaaagtaacaacaacaaaaaaaacatacgtACAGCAGAATACAGCATAAATTATGAGGTTCCCTGAAATGATGTGAAACTTTTTAATCTCACTGTAATTTCACGTTTAAGACTTATTTTAATCTCAGGTTTCAGTCTTCCCGTGTGTCTCGTTGGGAGGCCGTGACGTGACAACGTTTGGCTcggagacataaaaaaaaataattgttggtCATTTCCCATAAACTTCTATGTAGTTGGGGATGCTGCCTGAACATAAAAGCATACTGTAATGCGGTCGACATAAACAAGGCTTGTGTTACATGtgaagcagacaggaagagacagagggtgtgtgtttggtcGTGACATCAGACTTCCTCTCCCGCCACAATAGAGCTGAAAGCTGCTCTACAGTTTAGGAGGTAGGAATGTGCTAACTCTCCAACAACAGGCCCGATTCATCGCCATGTGGAGGGTTTAAGAGGACCACTGTCGTCAGCTGGAGCGTATTTACGCGATCTTGAAATCATATCACCTGCCAAGTGTTTAATTAGTCGTCAAACTCGACCAGTCCCagcctctcaaatgtgaatatttgctggttttctttgTCATCTATGATAggaaaatgcaaatatttgaaGTTTGGACAGATATTGTGTCAAAACAATGACGTCAAGGGCGTCAACTGGTTTATAAAGAACATGATTAATGGATTGATGGAGAAGGTTTATGTGATATCTGCCTCCTGAAGATCTTTATGGCTGCACTATGGACCTCCTCTGTTAACTCCTACGTTCTTTGGAAAACATGACTCATACGCTTCGACAACAAAAGGACAAGAGTTAAGCGGTAACAATGAAGCCGATGCGGAAGTGCTAACaactgcaattcctcaaacgtccacttgaggctggatccataagtccccatgttaaaaacttcacagcagaaataaacatgtttacagcctggtacaaaaaactgttttggtctctgtagctaatttccccgttcatgacaactgtactgagggtgaatttatatacaactcacctgtttaaattatattaaggcttaaagttatgcagaattaagagcggggctgctttgattgacaggtaggtgctgttacagacggcttgtttgagcaaccaggcatcattaAGCCCGCCTCAGGTTGTCAGATATTTTGGCCACCACActctgtgggtgacgtcatggacactaaatccatgttttatactgtctatggccCAAAAAGCATTTTCTTCAACAGGCCATAAATATAAAGAGGGACGTCTGTAAAAGAGTTTGAACAGTTATGAGGTTTTGAAAGGGTTGTCCTGATGATGACACCCAACAAAAGAAAGGTTAAAGggtcaccaaagttattacaatcaATCCTGATGGGGAGATAATTGTCTGGGCATAGTTTCATGACAGTTCATCCACTAGTCCAAAGTTAtgtaacaaaagaaaactcagtGGGAACTCTTCAAGAGtcccaaacaaataataaacattgaAATTAAAAGGTTACACGATGACTTAAAATATCAGCAGAGCGAATGAATGCAAACGAATGCAGGACGTGCGtgtgaaaggaaagaaactCTGACTCGCTCTGACTTTTTGTTGCTTGTAGAGATGATCTAATATATCCAACATGTGAAGAGCGCAGAGTGTTTGACAGAGTGTACAGAGGGATGAGATATTAAGAAGACTGTGTCTGCCTTATGACACTGTCCTAATGTTTTAATTCTCACTTTGTTATACAGCGAATATCCAGGAATATTTCCAGAGGTAAAGTCTCGACTATCTGGGCCGCAGACTGAGACACGGTTTACATTTCCGACAGCCGAACAGCACTTTGTTTGGGATAAATAGAAGAAGACATGGGCGGCAGGCATGAGCAACAGCAGCCACCATAGCTGAACAAAGATCAGAGGAAGTCTAATGTCACAGTCGACTACAGCGGCAATAACACAGAACAAGGATCTCATAgatcagaataaaaaaattgtGGATGGGAGTTTTTTATCAGCGCTGGTGGGCCTGTTTCATCTTTCTGCATCTCGTTTGCTTCGGTTAGATGCACATTAGTGGGTGGTTAAAAGCGACAGCTTGAATTTCAAGAGGGGAACCCACCTTTAGAGACCACCAGGGGTTAAATAGAAACAGTTTATGCTGAACATCATCATATTATACGTCTTCAAAGTACTGAAACTACATGCTTTTATGTTAGTAAAAGGTTTCCTGAGGTTAAATGTGttcctttaaagctgcagttacTTATTTTTGGCgacttgggggcagcagaaacaagctgtgaatgCAACATTGACATATCTCCAACTTTTAAGCTGACGTCATGGTTGAAATGACAAGCACTTTATGTGTCCACCTGAtgtaaaaacagtaaagtcaTGGGTCATATTTGGGTAATAACTCTTCATGGGTTCATTACCTCTTTCACATACAAACAGCTATGTGTTGctcatataaaaaatataggTTATAGCAGCTGTAAATTTCAGATATATGTCGTATGTGAGTTTCTTGGTCGCTGTTTCGGAAGTGCAACTTCATCATAAAGAAGTGATTTAACTATTAATCGTCCAGATATTAGAGAAAGAAAGCTCGTTTTTGTCCTTCAGTGAGGTCACGTCGggtgaaatgtattcataaacTACCTTTAACAATGAAGGAGATTAACCTAATTGAATGtgtgataaaacaaaacaataaagaagtCTTGGGATAAGCAAGTAAAACTTGTTTGCATTTCTTCTTTAGTCTCAAACTTTAATCTGAAACTCGAGCATGTGAACTGACCCCCCTTGTTTATTTATAGTTACACGGCATTTCATATCCTTTAACTCTGTAGTTATTTGCATGCTGCACCGCTCTGTAGAAAGCTTTTGTTCAAACTGATCACTATCACAGGACGATATATTCAAACCGATCTCTCCGGAGAGGGAAAGGGAAATAGGTGGGTTTGTGTACCTGCGTGTCGGTACGGTAATAATTTGCTTAGATTTGGATGTTTTGGGTGTCTTTGCGTGAGCAAAGTTGGGATGGCGTAAGACTTTTGTAAGTTTTAAGATAACTTAATGACTCACGTGTCAAACTCTCATCTGAGCCTGATAACAGACGCTAAAGGTTAAAGTCGACTGATTTCTCAGTCACTCTTAATATTGACGGACGAGTTGCTCTTTGGATTTTGGAGTTGCAAACAACACCGGAGACACTGGAGCTCCCAGAGCTGTTGAGAGCAAAGGCCTCTTCATCCAAACAGAAGGATTTTCATGGATCTGGGTGTGAGAGTGCCCGGGGAGAGGAGCGAGGTTTAAATCTGGAAGACGTGGATGATCTCACTCACTAACAATGTGCCTTGCTACATCCTCTCTGGCAGCAGAGTTTCCTCTGCAATAACGGCCTTCATTCTCCTCTCGTACAACttgttaaatcataaaatattccTACATTAAACCAGGCCTGCAAGCTGGAGCACCGCCGAGGACACGGAGGGGAATTTTTTAGTGTTCCACAATTGACAGTTGTCATGTTATAACGGCTGATTCtcattttttaattagttaattagtgtATTTTGATGAcatgaatagaaataaaataaaaacaacagtatttGCAGGTCCTTTAAACAGCATGTAGTGAAACAAACTGTGCAGAACATCATCCAACACTTGTTTTACTTAACAAACTGTGTAAAAACCCAATCATTAAAATGAGTTTATGCACTTTTTTTAGGTGTATTTGGGGGTTCTCTAGCCAATAATAACCATAGtcacacattttcaaatcacAATCCAACATAACTGCAAGTTAATCTTGAGTGGAtgactttaaacacacagattttaaaCATGAATGCACACCTGTTGGAGGTAAATGTGTGTAGTCTTACCTGTGATGGGCATGTCTGCTGcagccctgctgctgctctctgtcagaAGTTCATGAGACCTgaagcttctttctttttttttaaactgaggATTCAAACATCACCCACAGCGACgactccttctcctctctgcatCCCATCAAACTGTCCCGGCTGACTGTCTCCTCCTCCGGATCAGAGGGTGTGTCTCCCTCCGTCCGAGCGCAATGTGGAAAtacagctccacacacacacacacacacacacacacacacacacacacacagtgttcagtCATAGCGTGTCTGAAGCTGACAGATTTGATCCTCACTGTGTTCAGGACAAAGGTGACCTGCTGCAGCGCCACCTGGTGGATCGACTGGAGGAACAAGCTCAAGGCTTCTCTTTCTAAAGTTTATTAATatgtctgtttatatattttaatctgtgaCACCagttatagtatagtatagtgtagtcttggtattatttatttggttatttatatttcttaacctttatttttattttgtttgtttttttaattctgtttgtatttctacattttgtcttttaattagttttattgttttgtttattaatattctatttatttattttttgtttccagtttcctgagtttgcttttgtttataaTAGGGTTGGGAagttattgtgtgaagcactttgtgtttacatgttgtaTGCATGGAATCtgttatacaaataaagttaaaaaaacaaataaataaataactttctCACCAAACTCTGAAAAATGTTGACGTGTTACTAAGGTCTCCAGTAATCAAGTACAAATTTAAAGTACTTCAGGACTTTATTTCATTCAAGGCCAGTATCTAtaatatactaataataaagataattatTTAGAtgtatttgggttttttttaattccaaaTAAACTATTTTAGTTTAGCAAATGCTGCATTTTGTTGTCTAAGGActttgtacaatgacaataaaggaTTCACCGACAATAAAAAGTCTTCTTACACGAACAAACCTGCCTCTAACTGAATGGGATCTACTCAATTCTTCACTACTTGTCTACTGTGAGACTTCAGCTGTACTGTTGTTCTTACATGTCTGAGCCATAGATGGCAGCATTCAACAAGCTCAAAACAGATTATTAAACtttcaaatgacacaaaaattattaaaaagagGATTATTCAgccacatttcacacacaaatgctGAAATATTCACTGATTCCAGCATCTTAAATATGACGATTTACTACATATCTTTGTCATATATGATAGTAAACTAAATATCTGAgatttttaaactgttaaaacaagaattttaaatatgttttctcacattttctaacatttatGTGAGTTTAACTCTAgaatgaagaaacacaaacatgtacaaacagatattttttatttcgaTATAAAAGacaggtgcttttttttttacagtctatATACACTGTTCAATGTTCAATAATAAGAAATCTCTGAATTGCTACAAAATCAGTGTAAACATTTTCTGgttggtcatttttttttcttaaaaagtcTCTGTGATGAGACAGAGTGCAGAGAACGTACTGTAAACAATGCACACCTCCCTCTCACTGAATATAACACTGATAGAAACTTTACAACAAACAcgtggagacaaaaacaaaaaaaaggaaacatacatattaaaatgaaaaaaacaaaaacagattatgCTGTTGTCTTGATCGTTGTTAGGTTACACATATTGAAAATAACTGGTTGACACCTTTAAGTCTGCGACGAGTCACAGACGATACATTTTAGTGCAGTTTTGTGTCAGTTTAATCGTCCCGTCACTCTGTaccacagactgtgtgtgttatatCTTCATACAGTCATTCAGACACAAGGTGGCAGCTCTGCTACAGTTACTCCACGCTGCACGGCTCGTGTGCAGCTGAGAAATGTAAATTCAGAAACATTTGGAGGTTTCTCAGTGGCACTTTGGTTACCAGGTAATTTAGCTGCTGATGAACACACGCCGGCACCTTTTAAAGGAAAGGCTCGACATGTCGGTGGACACAGTTATTTGCTGTTTtaagttagatgagaagatcgacaCCACAGTTTTGTGCCTGTGCACTGCAAAATCATAAGGCGAGGTGCCAGAGTATGTCAGTGAACTTTAACTCCTTACTATCCAAACAACTTCATGTTAAGGTCAAGAGGTGATCCGAGTTTTTTTGCTGTACTGGCGCCTCGGCTCCTATAAACGGTCTGCTGGCAACGATTCAGCTTTTTATGTCTCACATATTTATAGACTTGTCTTCTTTATCTTGCAACCGgattaaaatgttaatgcatAATACAGATCTGTTGCTTCACGTcgcacacagaaaacacagctaCAGTTAGCTCAGCATGGCACTCTCCgaagagaagaaaaatctgCCTACAGGCATCTCCAAAGTTCAAAAgttacatcttgtttgtttaatccacacacaaactgagGTGTAATGACaagttggtgttttttttacggGAGGCTATGAACCGGAGTACTTCATGGAGTCATTGCAGAAAAGAAATAACTCATGActgtctgtatttttacatgttgtttttgtacaaatgAGACAAACAACATAATGCATTAACCGAGGTTTGGAGTTACTTGTAGTTAATGGTGgattgtttccagtctttgtgctaaactaacCGTCTCTTGGCTGTAGCTACGTTTTCAGTGTACAGACGTATTGAGCTTTTCCATCTAAATTTAATTTGCCAAAATGAAGTTGTTCTGCACTGCTAGATGTGACTTTACAACCTTTTTGGTTTGTGACACCTTAAAATGAAAAGACGCAACAGTTAGAGAAAAGTCAAATATAGTTTGTGAAGGAGAAGTGAGCCCTTTTTGTTCTTTGGTATCTTCTTAATCATCTTTCATCTTGAACCCCGTTTTCAACCCTACATTGGGATCCGTTACATTATACGATCCTATTCTgacaagtactgttgtttttcctggAGGCGAAGCTGCTGTGGACTGAGTTGAGTTTTAACATCAGCGGCAGAGCCAGAAAGCTATCTGACTTTGTGAGTAGATGAAACCAGCAA includes the following:
- the si:ch211-106k21.5 gene encoding leucine-rich repeat-containing protein 26: MVCQLLIFMLLLNTGLVGGCLCPAATILSQPPFEVPADVCCLNYSGSDFSHVHWSVFTNETNIQTLDLSSCNISSINMSSKEASMLQKVYLSHNRLTALPREFLAGQSRLTEVDLSGNLIQKLPEGFLEDSNNLQRLYLQGNKLRFLPGSILQKPSLQKLDLDGNPWDCSCLLLKGVEEGRKLNRTTKLEDLVGNLTCVTPRHLAGMTVFSVRLSDVCRPAGLTALFIVLPLLILSALVLCWCCGRKRKKKEVPISTSKKKRSSSSSSNGQKHRKKQQQATTEQNKTGHCINEGILKNQLLLRPASTLLGSTRDIYEEVEIKLGSVESLPRVSSRCSSSTEGRQGSQEPDGASKAELDTVSVTEVMKDSADREKAYMTQSTEYYSLVPGIELEDSDHGEYENVSLS